The genomic stretch AACTGGTGCTGCTCAAACGGCTCCGCGCTGGCGAGGAACCCCGCACCGAATTGCTCACCGCCTGCCTGGAAAGCGTCAATGGCATCGCCTCGGGCTTGAAGAACACCGGCTAAGCCGTGCAGCGGCCGATCAAATCGCCGGATTACGCCAATAATTCGCGCACCACGCGCCCGTGTACATCGGTCAGCCGGTAGTCACGGCCGCTGTGGCGGTAAGTGAGACGCTCGTGGTCCAAGCCCATCAGGTGCAGGATCGTGGCATGAAAGTCGTGAACATGCACGGGATCCTTAGCCACTCGCATGCCGTATTCGTCGGTTTCACCATGAACTATGCCCGGCTTCACACCGGCGCCAGCCAACCACGAGCTGAAGGCCCAATTATGGTGCTCGCGTCCCTTGGCGTCGGCCGTGTTGTTGAACGGCGTGCGGCCGAATTCCGTGGTCCACACGACCAGAGTCTCGTCGAGCAGCCCGCGCGCTTTCAAATCCTTCAATAGGCCCGCGATCGGCCGATCGACATTGGGGGCCAGCCGAGCGTGGTCCATCATGTCTCCGTGCGAATCCCAATTGCCACTGGAGCCGGTATCCACAAGCTCGACGAAGCGCACTCCGCGTTCAATCAATCGGCGCGCCACCAGGCATTGCCAGGCGTATCCCTTCGTGCTGCCGCGCTCAAGGCCGTATAGCCCCATTGTCGCGTCGCTCTCCTGCGACAGATCGAACGCATCCGGCACGGCCATTTGCATGCCGAACGCCGTTTCGAATGATTTGATGCGCGCATCCAGCAGGGCGTCGTCCGGTCGCGCCGCCAGATGACGGCCGTTCAATTTCGCGAGCGCGGCCAATTCCAATTCTTGCCGGAGCACCGGTACGCGCGGTGCAATGTTCGCCACTGGCTCATCTCCCGGCACGACCAACGTTCCCTGATGGGCGCCGGGCAGAAAATCGCTGGCATACACCTGCGAACCGGCATACGTCTGCGCCGGAGCGATCATCACAAACGACGGCAGG from Pirellulales bacterium encodes the following:
- a CDS encoding DUF1501 domain-containing protein, which translates into the protein MLRSAVAGSMLWPGLLHELMADQGAHAVSTDPLAPRPPHFPAKAKHVIFLFMTGGVSHVDTFDPKPKLQADVGKEVQLDHPEIQNRPGYERIFLKRPQWEFQPHGQSGTEVSSLFPHIAGCVDDIALVRSMHTDHSNHYNATLGMHTGSFAFARPSIGSWVSYGLGTENRNLPSFVMIAPAQTYAGSQVYASDFLPGAHQGTLVVPGDEPVANIAPRVPVLRQELELAALAKLNGRHLAARPDDALLDARIKSFETAFGMQMAVPDAFDLSQESDATMGLYGLERGSTKGYAWQCLVARRLIERGVRFVELVDTGSSGNWDSHGDMMDHARLAPNVDRPIAGLLKDLKARGLLDETLVVWTTEFGRTPFNNTADAKGREHHNWAFSSWLAGAGVKPGIVHGETDEYGMRVAKDPVHVHDFHATILHLMGLDHERLTYRHSGRDYRLTDVHGRVVRELLA